The following proteins are co-located in the Salvelinus fontinalis isolate EN_2023a chromosome 41, ASM2944872v1, whole genome shotgun sequence genome:
- the LOC129840421 gene encoding claudin-34-like — MTYLVHTAHPQFVSLWLSAVGWVLTAVTLGLIQWRVWHVSDLTFITSGEAWVGIWRVCFYSHTLVTSGFRVMYCQSMALSDSFTPPEVATAQVITLIGLVVGFCGNAAAVYAFRSVYFGLEKQTPIRCAFAVAGTLCLLSAVCFLIPLLWNLNSVVTNQTIAFPSNFHMPPAPVTQNPGAGIGVGIIGSFMIIVSGVIFILYRFPVKMGPRVEPSCPEARHFDGSSVGTLSPGSVGHSRDNPSNSQARDNPAFHFDEHFCVS, encoded by the coding sequence ATGACATACCTGGTTCACACGGCTCACCCTCAGTTCGTCAGCCTGTGGTTGAGCGCCGTGGGTTGGGTCCTTACCGCGGTGACCCTTGGACTCATCCAGTGGAGGGTCTGGCACGTGTCCGACTTAACCTTCATCACCTCAGGAGAGGCCTGGGTCGGGATCTGGAGGGTGTGTTTCTATAGCCATACACTCGTGACCTCTGGGTTCAGGGTCATGTATTGTCAGAGTATGGCGCTGTCTGACTCCTTCACGCCCCCGGAGGTCGCCACGGCCCAGGTGATCACTCTAATAGGGCTGGTCGTGGGGTTCTGTGGGAACGCCGCCGCCGTCTACGCCTTCAGGAGCGTCTATTTCGGCCTGGAGAAGCAGACGCCTATCCGCTGTGCATTCGCGGTGGCTGGTACTCTCTGCTTGTTGTCAGCTGTGTGTTTTCTCATACCTCTCCTGTGGAACCTGAACTCAGTGGTGACCAATCAAACAATAGCGTTCCCTTCGAACTTCCACATGCCCCCTGCACCTGTGACCCAGAACCCGGGGGCAGGTATCGGGGTCGGGATCATAGGGTCGTTTATGATAATCGTCAGTGGAGTTATCTTCATCCTCTACAGGTTCCCTGTCAAGATGGGACCCAGAGTGGAGCCTTCTTGTCCAGAGGCAAGACACTTTGATGGGTCAAGTGTTGGGACATTGTCCCCTGGGTCTGTGGGACACAGTAGGGATAATCCGAGTAACTCTCAGGCCAGGGACAATCCTGCCTTCCACTTTGATGAGCATTTTTGTGTGAGTTGA